In Terriglobus aquaticus, the genomic window CAGCTTTATGCGGTGAAGCCGATGCTTGTGCGAAATCTGTCAGGTGTGGCAACACGCAGCCGCAACCCGCCGTCCCAAACGGTGTCTTCTCGTATGTCGTTGCTCCGAATTCGGAGCGTTGCTCTGAACGAGACGGGCAGGAAAGGAACTTCGCATGAACATCAAGGGACGTATCGTAACGGCCGTGTTCGCAGCAGCTTTGGCTGTGCCGGCGATCTCCATGGCGCAGTACGGAAATGGGTACGGACCGCCGCCTCCGCCACCTCCGGGACAGGGCCCGGGAGGATGGGATGCGCCTCCGTCTGATTTTCGCCAGGACGTTCAGCGTCAGGGATGGCGCGATGGCATGTACGGCGCCAGCCAGGATGCGAAGAATGGACGTCGCCCAAATGTGATGAATCGCGATGAGTACCGCAACTATCGTGGACCGGCGCGCCGTTTGTACCGTGCGGCCTTCCAGCGTGGCTATGCGGCGTTCTGGTCGCATCAGGGTGGGGGCCGTCCGTACTAGGCCGTCCTCGTCAGAGAGAAGCCCGCTCCTGCAGGAGCGGGCTTTCTTATTTGCGTTCCGTGATACTGCGATCTACCGTCAGGCGAATATCTTGGCTTCGTTCGTTGGCGCTTGCTCCGGGCGGTCCAGCGGGGAATAGGCGTAGTACATGTCACTGATTGTTTTCAGTAACTGCTGCGTCAGTTCGTCCGCATTCTTTGTGGTCATGCCGACGGTATCGATCGCTTCCCCGACCACCAGCAGCAGCGGCCGTGGCGACAGCGAGTAGGTGTGCATGGGCAGTAATTCAAATGTGCCGATGAGCGCCAAGGGAACGAGCGGTACCTGTGCCTTGATCGCCATAAACGCCGCACCCGACAGGAACTGCCTCACGTGTCCGTCGCTGGACCGGCTTCCATCCGGAAACAGCAAGATCGGCATGCCATCTTTCAGCGTCTTCACGCCGCGGGTCAGCCCTGCAATCTGCGAGCGAAGACTCGACTGATCGATGGGCACCTGCCCTGACCGCGTCAGGTGCCACCCGACTGCCGGGTACTTGAACAGATAATGGTTCGCCAGGATGCGGAACTGGAAGGGAAGCGTTCCGAACAGGGCAGGCGTGTCCATGTAGCTGAGGTGGTTGCAGGCATACACGGCGGCACCGCTGCGCTGCAGCCGCTCGGGATGTACCACCGTCAGCCGCGATCCCGAAAGCAGCAGCATGCCTTTCGCCCATGCCTGTGCCACGCTG contains:
- a CDS encoding lysophospholipid acyltransferase family protein codes for the protein MSQLAVENGERTQRDLPRMTRREPSAFWKWVTYLVLIPLMAVWTLACGSLSLFCSLWDKSGRQQHSVAQAWAKGMLLLSGSRLTVVHPERLQRSGAAVYACNHLSYMDTPALFGTLPFQFRILANHYLFKYPAVGWHLTRSGQVPIDQSSLRSQIAGLTRGVKTLKDGMPILLFPDGSRSSDGHVRQFLSGAAFMAIKAQVPLVPLALIGTFELLPMHTYSLSPRPLLLVVGEAIDTVGMTTKNADELTQQLLKTISDMYYAYSPLDRPEQAPTNEAKIFA